In Metopolophium dirhodum isolate CAU chromosome 7, ASM1992520v1, whole genome shotgun sequence, one genomic interval encodes:
- the LOC132948178 gene encoding facilitated trehalose transporter Tret1-like, with amino-acid sequence MIGGFFNKPVGRQYVAAFVASLSVMMAGTSLGWPSPVLAKLSNGGLTMAATNEQQSWMIAMLELGNLLSPIPFGVLVDVVGRKPCLLLTGPLYIVSWLMVLCSDTIGVLYWVRLLQGACIGIITTVAPIYIGEIAGDSIRGALSTFFNGMLNAGILYVYCVGPLVSYDALTYYSLLVPCAFLGTCLWIPESPYYYVLRDDDKKAHESVAWLHGDAEPDVVVRELMRIKAEARDDLQDKGSVRDLFGSRCSRKAFLIVQIVAAADVLSGMTTVLAYASSTFAHADTDKTLSPDQFTMLLGVLIFCTTFVTGYLVDKLGRRPLLLFSCFGCGAFELVTGLYYYKRWVGFESLGAWIPFTAIGSFAVIYSIGLGPLLPTLQGEMFPSNVRGLASAITSVTLTVISFVGLKMYQVITDQWGIHVNYFIYGTGCLVSFLLIYRFLPETKGKTFAQIQNEIMKTIDDRPSRGKTRRKPVNANTTGV; translated from the coding sequence CGTCGCTGTCGGTAATGATGGCCGGCACGTCGTTGGGTTGGCCGTCACCGGTACTGGCCAAGCTGTCCAACGGCGGGCTGACGATGGCCGCCACCAACGAACAACAGTCGTGGATGATCGCCATGCTGGAACTGGGCAACCTGCTTTCGCCGATACCATTCGGGGTGCTCGTGGACGTGGTGGGACGGAAACCGTGTCTGCTGCTCACGGGACCCCTATACATCGTCAGCTGGCTGATGGTGCTGTGCAGCGACACGATCGGCGTTCTGTACTGGGTGCGACTGCTGCAGGGTGCGTGCATCGGAATCATCACCACGGTGGCGCCAATCTACATCGGTGAAATAGCCGGCGACAGTATCCGCGGCGCGCTCAGCACGTTCTTCAATGGCATGCTCAACGCCGGCATACTGTACGTGTACTGCGTCGGACCGCTCGTGTCGTACGACGCGCTCACGTACTACTCGCTGCTGGTGCCCTGCGCGTTCCTTGGCACGTGCCTGTGGATACCCGAGTCGCCGTACTACTACGTGCTCCGGGACGACGACAAGAAGGCGCACGAGTCGGTGGCGTGGCTGCACGGTGACGCAGAACCGGACGTAGTGGTCCGCGAGCTGATGCGCATCAAGGCCGAGGCCAGGGACGATCTCCAAGACAAGGGGTCGGTCCGTGACCTGTTCGGGTCTCGGTGCAGCCGAAAGGCGTTCCTGATCGTCCAGATCGTGGCCGCGGCTGACGTGCTGTCCGGCATGACCACCGTGCTGGCGTACGCGTCTTCCACGTTCGCGCACGCCGACACGGACAAGACGCTGTCCCCGGACCAGTTCACCATGTTGCTAGGCGTGCTGATATTCTGCACCACGTTCGTCACCGGTTACCTGGTAGACAAGCTGGGCCGCCGGCCGCTGCTGCTGTTCTCGTGTTTCGGGTGCGGCGCGTTCGAGCTGGTCACTGGGCTGTACTACTACAAGCGGTGGGTCGGGTTCGAGTCGCTAGGCGCCTGGATACCGTTCACGGCCATCGGATCGTTCGCCGTCATCTACAGCATAGGGCTCGGGCCGTTGTTGCCCACGCTCCAGGGCGAGATGTTTCCGTCCAACGTCCGCGGCCTGGCCAGCGCTATCACGTCCGTCACGCTCACCGTCATATCGTTCGTCGGCCTCAAGATGTACCAGGTCATCACCGACCAGTGGGGCATACACGTCAACTACTTCATATACGGCACCGGGTGCCTGGTGTCTTTCCTGTTGATCTACCGGTTCCTGCCGGAGACCAAAGGCAAAACGTTCGCGCAGATCCAGAACGAGATCATGAAAACCATCGACGACCGGCCGTCCCGCGGCAAAACTCGCCGAAAGCCCGTCAACGCCAACACGACGGGCGTCTAG